Within Mycobacterium heckeshornense, the genomic segment CCGAGCCGTTCGACCGACTGGGCCAGCGATCCGGAGCGTTGCCGGTCGACGGTCAGCGACCACAGTGTGCGCGGTGTGGTGTCCACGCCCGCGACGTCGGCACCGGCGGCCCCGGTGATCTGCTGCAGCGCGGCCAGCAGCACCGACACGCATTCGCGCCCTTCGGCGTCGGGCTGGGAGCGGTAGTCGTGGTAGCGGTCGCGGGTGATGCTCAGCAGCCGGGCCATGCTTTCGGCGCGTTCGCCGTAGCGGCCCAGCCAGAACAGGTCGGACAGCACCCGCGGTGAGCTGATGCCGCGGGTGCCGGCCGGCGTCGGCGTGGGCCGCTCAGGCGGCGGCGCGGTCACCGTCAGCTCCGCCTGCGCCCGCACCGGCGGCCGCACCCAGACATCTTTGGCAGCAACAGTTTTCAATAGATATGCGTCGTTGCCGGGGGCCAGCACGTAGCCCAGACCGCCCACCATCGGCGCGTAGCCGCCACGCTGGGACACGGTGAAAAGCCGCAGCCCGACGCTGGCTGCCGCCATCTGATCGGTGGGCGCCGAAGAGAACTGCGGCAGCTCCTGCCCGACCCACTGCCACGGTGTCGCTTCGATGCGCGCGGCCAGCGTGTCGCGCTGCTGCGACGACAGCGCGGGCCCGACGATAGGCCGCCCGCCGGTAGCCGGCTTGATCAGCAGCGACGACAGGTTGGCCAGCAGGTGCGAGCGCTCGGCGTCGATACCACCCCAATACAGCGGCGCGGTCTGCAGCTGCGGGGTTTCGCCGAGCAGCTGCTCGGCCAGCTCGGGCACAAACCGCAGCAGCCCGGGACTTTCCAGGACGCCGCTGCCCAGCGTGTTGACCACCGTCACCGCGCCGCGCCGCTGCACCTCGACCAGGCCGACCACCCCCAGCCGAGAGTCCGAACGCAGATCCAGCGGATCGGCGTAGTCGGCGTCGACCCGGCGCAACACCACGTCGACGCGTTTGAGCGTGCCCAGCGACCGCATCCACAGCGTGCCGTCCCGGACCACCAGGTCGGCGCTTTCCACCAGCGGAAAGCCCAGCACCGAGGCCAGGTAGGCCTGGTCGAATGCGGTCTCGGAGTGGATGCCCGGGCTGAGCACGACCACGACCGGGTCCTCGGCGGTCTCGGGCGCGGCCTCGATCAGCGCCAGCCGCAGTGCCTGGGCGAACGGTGCGGTCGGACGCGGGCCGAACCGCTCGTAGAGGTCGGGTGCGGCGTGCGCGATGACTCGACGGTCGGCCAGCGCGTAGCCGGCGCCCGACGGTGCCTGCGTCCAGTCGGCGTTGACGAGAAAATCCCCGGATCGGTCCCGGCTGACGTCGCAGCCGTGCAGGAACAGCTGGTGGCGGCCGGGTATTTCGATTCCCCGCGCGGCCCGCACGTAACCGGGATGCGCGAACAGCAGCTGCGGCGGCAGTACCCCGCTGGTGATGGCCCGCTGCGGCCCGTACAGGTCGACCAGGATCGCGTCGAGCAGCCGACTGCGTTGGACCACACCGGCTTCCAGCGTGGCCCAGTCGTCGGGCGAGATCAGCAGCGGCAGGCCATCCAGGCGCCAGGGCTGGGGCGCGGCGGAGCCAGACCCGGCGGTGTCGTGGTGGTCGATCGCGATGTAGGTGATGCCGTCGTGGTCGACCAGGGCGCTGACCGCCGCACGCAGCCGCTGCAAACCGGCGCGTCCCCGCATCCGAACGACCTCGGCGAGCTCCGACCAGCCGGCGCGGATGTCGCCGGTGGGGTCGACGAACTCGTCGTACCCGGTCGCCCCGAACGCCGACCGGTCTGCGCGCAGGTCGAACAGGGCGTCCTGGGTGCGCGCCGCGCGGTAGCCGGCCACCAACCGGTCACGGTCGGGTGACGTCGGCCTGGCATCGGGCGACGCTTCTCGCGGCAACGACACCGCCGCACCTCCTGCCCTCTCGGCCCGCGCTGCTGTCCGGCGCACCCACAGCCATTATGGGTATTCACCGACGTTGACCCCGCCGATCAGGCAGCGGCATGGCCGGCCCCGCCGGCGAAGCGCCCGAATCGGCACCACGGTGGTGCGCGGCATGCACGAACCCACCGTCGCGTGCTCGGCGCGACAGCACTTCGGCGGCAACCCATCGCCGCAATGACCAACCGCACGGTCGAGAAAGCGATGCGATCATCGCAGAAAACCCAGCGGCCTGCGGCCGGACCCTACCGACGGTGTGGGATCGCTGCGCAGCGTCGTGGACAACAACTCGTAGTAGACGTCGCGAAAATCGGTGGTGGCTTTCAGGTCACCGTTATCGAGGTCGGTCAGGCTCGGCTCCTCGCCGTAGAAACCGCCCGTGACCGGGGCTCCGGCCACGAACACCGGCCCCGCGGTGCCGTGATCGGTCCCCTGCGACGCGTTGGCGGCCACGCGGCGGCCGAATTCCGAGTACGCGACCACCACGACGTTCTTGCCGTACCGGTCAGCGGCCATGTCGGCAAGGAAGGGGGTCAGCGCTTCGTCGAAGGTCTGCAGCAGGCGCTGATGGGTTTCGCGTTCCCCGGCGTGGGTGTCGAAACCGCCCAGCGCAACCATGTATACCCGCGTCGGCACCCCGGCCCGCACCGCGGCCGCCACCATCGCGAGCTGGCCGGCCAGCCCTTCCGTACCGGCGGCCGCCATCTTGCCCAACGTCGCATCGGCGCTACGAGCGGCGCGGTAAGCGGCGCACACCGCCGACATCGCGGGTGTGTCGTCCGGATCGTCGGCGCCTAGCGCATCCATCGTCTGCGTGAACCAAATCGCTGATTCCGTCGAAGCGGCCGGGGAAAGCGCAGCGGCCGTGCACTTTTCGCCGACCGCCAGCGGCGGCAACACCGGCCCGATGTTGACCGCGCGCAGCGGGTCGTCGCCGGTGACGTCCAGCCAGCGCCCGATCCACCCGGTCGACACCGGTTCGGTGGGCGAAGCGGTCTGCCAGATGTCCATCGACCGGAAGTGGCTGTGGTCCGGCCGGGGATAGCTCACCCCGCGCACGATGGCCAACTTCTTGTCGCGCCAGGCTTGAGCCAACCCCTTCAACGCGGGGTTGAGGCCCAGCTGCTCGTCCAGGTGCAGCACATCGCTTGGCGCATAGGCGAGTTCGGGGCGAGCATCGTGATAGGCGCTGTCCGCGTAAGGGACGACGGTATTGATGCCGTCGTTTCCGCCGTAGAGCGTCACGATCACCAGGATCCCGCTGCCCTCGGCCAGCGGCCGGTCCTGTGCGGCGCGCAGCAAGTCGTTCCAGGTGATCGCGGCGGTGCCGGACAGCAGGCCGGCCGCACCGACTCCGGCGCTGGCGATCAAGAACTTGCGACGACTCAACATATCGGCAATCTCGCTAGGACGTCAGGTATTCGGGCGTGTTGACCGCGGCGGCGACCAGTTGCACCGGATTGCGCACCAGCGGCCTGAGCGCGGCAGCGGTCCTGTCCGACCATGCGCCGACACCGATGAGATAGCCCACGGCGTCGACACGCTCACTCGCAGAGGAGTTTTCGATGGTCGACAGGTCGCCCGCACGCGCCAGGTTGGTCGCGGTGCGCAACCGCAGCCCGGCGCTGGCCGTCGACAGCCACACCCGCCCACGCGGCCAGCCGCCCACGTCGGGCGGGTAAAAAGGCCGCTGCCCCAGCGCTTTCAGCGTCGCGTCGAGCGCCGCCAGCCGTTTCGGTTGGTCCAGAGCAACCCGCAGCGTGCGGGTCACTCCCAGCAACCACTCGACCGGCGTGTTGACGAGGGTTCCGCGGTTGCCGGCGAATTCGTCGTCGGTGAGGATCGCGCGGGTCAGGGCCCGCAGATCACGGCCGGGGCCGTACGCGCCGACCAGCCTGTCCAGCGTCGGCGCCGACGGGGGATCATCGGAGGCCAACTGCCGCCAGAGCCGTCCGGCGACGTACGCCGACGACTTGGGTTGCGCCAGGACGGCGTCGCAGAACCCCGCGGCGTCGAAATCGTCGGTGACTCCGAACAGTGTCTTGGCGGTGCCGTCGTGGCGGCGACGAACCATCGCGGTATGTCCGTTCCTGCCGATCACCCAGCCGGTCAGGGCGCGGGCGCCGGCCCGCACGTCGGCCTCGGTGTAGCCGTTGCCGCGGCCGAGCGCGAACAACTCCATGAATTCGCGGGCCAGGTTTTCGTTGGCGGCCCCGGCGGTGTTGGTCTGTCCGTCCAGCCAGCGCAGCATCGCCGCGTCGGTCAGCATCGCGTAGGCCAAGGTCCGGAAATCACCGAGCGCCAGGCTGCGCAGCTTCTCGTTCTGCGCCGCCATAAAACCTGCCACCCGGACTTTCTGCGCCGACGTGGCAAAGTGGTTGTGCCACAACAGGGTCAGTTTTTCGTGGACCGGCTGCCGGACGGCCGCCATGCGGCGCAGCCACCAACCCGACAACTGCGACATCTGCTCGGACAGTCGGCGGTTGTACTGCTTTCGTTCGCCTGGCGCCGCCGCCTTCCCCGGTCGGACGGGAGCAGGCAACGTCGGTATCGGGGTCGCGACCGCACCGGGGTCGGCGTTGGGGTCTGCGCCCAGCGCCTCATCCACATAGGCCGACCAGTCCCGTGCGGCCACGACGTCGACTTCAGGCCCGCTCACGCCGAATCCGGCCCGCCGCAGCATGCGCGCCGTGCTGATCCACCGCTCGGACTGAGCCACGGGTTCACTATCGGCGATGTAGCTGAGAATTCGCTGCGATCCGCCCGACGGGTGCCGCGGCGGTGTGCCCAGCACAGTGCGGGGCCCGATCGGGACGACGTCACACCTCGACAACACCAGCAACAAATACACCACCAGTAACTATTATCTCTTTAGTTATCAATTACCAATCTAGTAGCTTCTATCTCAGCAAACACATATCTGACTTTCATTTACTCAAAACACCAGGAAATCAAAGCTACCGCTAAACAAATCACGACACAGTTATTGACAATTTTCACGGCACTTTGCTACACGTGTTTAATGGCGAATCTCAGCGCGGCACCCGAAGCGGAAAGCCCGCTCAGGGCCTTCACCAAGGCCGCGTTCATCGTCGTCGTGATCGCGGTGTTCACCGATCCCGCCACGGGCGTGGCCTACGCCGACAGCGTCAACTGGGACGCCGTCGCCGAGTGCGAGTCAGGCAGTGACTGGCACGCCGACACCGGCAACGGGCGATACGGTGGCCTGCAATTCAAGCAGTCGACGTGGGACGCCAATGGCGGCGTCGGCTCACCGGCCGATGCCACCCGGGAGCAGCAGATCGCGGTGGCCGAACGGGTCCTGGCCACACAAGGACCCGAGGCGTGGCCCAAATGCGGCTCAAGCCAAGCCCTTTTCCCAGCGGAGGTGGTCAACATCCTGCGATCCGGCCATCCGGTACAGACCACCTTGAAAAAGCTGTGGTCCAAAGCGATTCCGCATTAGATTACTCGACCGCACAAGGGTGACCGCGCATGGCCGATGTGATCGGCCCGTGATCGGCAGCGGCTAATTCACCGGCTGCAATTCGAAAAGCGGGATCACCCGGCTGGTTTTGGCCTGATAGTCGGCGAAACCCGGTGCGGCAGCGGCAACTTTGGGGAAAATCGCATCCCGTTCAACTCGCGGAAGTTCGCGGGCGATCACAGCGAACGATTCCGAGCCGATTTCGACATGCGCCTGCGGATCGGCCCGCAGGTTGTGCACCCAGGCGGGATGCACGTCCGCCCCGGCGAACGAGCCGACGATGATCAGCTTGCCGTCGATGCGCAGATAGGCCAGCGGCGTCAAACGCGGCTGGCCGGACTTGGCGCCGGTTGTGGTGAGCAACAGCAGGTCGGCGCCGGCGAACTGGCCGCCTACCCTGCCGTTGTTGTGGCGGAACTCCTCGATGATGGACTTGTTGAACGCTTTGATCGTTTCGGCATCGGGCATTGGTCGGGTCATGCCCGGACAACCCGCTCGGCCCGGGTTCTATTCCGGGCTGGTGCAACCCGCTCCGCCTACCGTCGATCTCGATGTTCACCGACGACGTCGATGCCGGATTCCTTGCGTTGCCGCGCGGTGATCGGCGCGGGCGCCTCGGTGAGCGGGTCGACCCCGCCGCCGGTCTTGGGGAACGCGATGACCTCGCGGATCGAATCCATCCCGGCCAGCAGCGCGGTGATCCGGTCCCACCCGAACGCGATGCCGCCGTGCGGCGGCGCGCCGAACATGAACGCCTCCAGCAAGAATCCGAACTTCTCTTCTGCCTGCGCCTTGTCGAGGCCCATCACCGCGAAAACCCGCTCTTGAATGTCGCGGCGGTGGATACGGATCGAGCCTCCACCGATTTCATGTCCGTTGCAGACGATGTCGTATGCGTCGGCCAGCACCGCCCCGGGGTCGGATTCGATGCGGTCCTCCCATTCGGGTTTGGGCGCCGTGAATGCATGATGCACCGCCGTCCATGCACCGGTGCCCACAGTCACCTCGCCGGCGGCGGTGGCCTCGTCGGCCGGTTCGAACAGCGGCGGGTCGACCACCCAGACGAACGCCCACGCGGCCGGGTCGATCAGGCCCAGCCGCTTGGCGATTTCGACGCGGGCAGCGCCGAGCAATGCCCGAGACGACTTCGCCGGGCCTGCCGAAAAGAACACGCAGTCCCCGGGTTTCGCCCCGACGTGGGCGGCCAGCCCGGCGCGCTCGGCGTCCGAGAGGTTCTTGGCCACCGGGCCGCTCAGTGTGCCGTCGTCTCCCACCAGCACGTAGGCCAGTCCCCTGTGGCCGCGCTGTTTGGCCCAGTCCTGCCACCCGTCGAGCGTGCGGCGGGGTTGCGAGGCCCCGCCCGGCATCACCACCGCGCCGACATACGGCGCCTGAAACACCCGAAAAGGCGTGTCGGCGAAGAACTCTGTGCACTCCACCAGCTCCAGCCCGAACCGCATATCAGGCTTGTCGGTGCCGAAGCGGCGCATGGCTTCTGCGTAGCTGATCCGCGGAATAGGGGTGGGCAGTTGGTGGCCGATCAGCGCCCACAGCGCCGCCAGGATTTCCTCGGCGACCGCGATCACGTCGTCGGCGTTGACGAAGCTCATCTCCATGTCGAGTTGGGTGAACTCGGGCTGGCGGTCGGCGCGGAAATCCTCGTCGCGATAACAGCGGGCGATCTGGTAGTAGCGTTCCATCCCGGCGACCATCAGCAGCTGCTTGAACAACTGCGGGCTTTGCGGCAGCGCGTAGAACGAGCCCGGCTGCAGCCGTGCCGGCACCAGGAAATCGCGGGCGCCCTCCGGAGTCGAACGGGTCAGCGTCGGTGTCTCGATCTCGACGAAGTTGTGCCGGGCCAGCACCTCACGGGCAGCGGCATTTACCTTGGAGCGCAACCGAATCGCCGAGCCCGGCCCGTCGCGGCGCAGGTCGAGGTAGCGGTATTTGAGCCGCAGCTCCTCACCGGCGGGCTCGTCGAGTTGGAACGGTAGCGGCGCGCACTCGCCCAGCACCGTCAGCGACGTCGCGTTGACCTCGACCTCACCGGTGGCCAAGTCGGGGTTCTCGTTGCCCTGCGGGCGGATTTCGACCACACCCTCGACGGCCACGCAGAACTCCGCGCGCAGCCGGTGCGCCTGCTCCAGGACGTCGGCGGCGCGGAACACCACCTGCGAGATGCCCGAGGCGTCGCGCAGGTCGATGAAGATCACCCCGCCGTGGTCGCGGCGGCGCGCCACCCAGCCGGCCAATGTCACCTTCTGCCCGGCGTCGGCGGCGCGCAATGCACCGGCGGCGTGACTGCGCAGCACAAATACTCCCTCGGCGATGCTCGGAAACGACTGCCCAGTGTAGATGGCCGGCGCGGTTGCTAACTTTTGTGCATCGCCACACAGATTGCGGTTGTCGGTCCGGGTGCCGTCGGTGCGACGGTCGCGGCGTATTTGCACGCCGCCGGCCATCCGGTGTTGCTGTGCGGGCGCACCGCGCGCGACCGGATCGAAGTGCGGCCCGACGGTGCGGACCCGATCATCGTGCCCGGGCCGGTGCGCACCGATCCGGACGAGATCACCGGCTGCGTCGACGTCGTCGTACTCGCCGTGAAAGCCACCCACAACGATGACGCCGGCGCCTGGCTTGCCCGGCTGTGCGACGAACATACGGTTGTCGCCGTGCTGCAAAACGGCATTGAACACGTCGAGCAGGTGCAGCCGCACTGCCCGTCGTCGGCCGTGCTGCCCGGCATCGTCTGGTTCGGCGCCGAAACCCAGCCGGACGGCTGGGTGTGGTTACGCGGCGAACCCCGGCTGGTGCTGCCGTCCGGACCCGCCGCCGAGATGATCGCGGAGCTGCTGCGCGGCGCCGGTTGCCCGGTGGACTGCGACCCCGACTTCGTCACCGCGGCCTGGCGCAAGCTGCTGGTGAACGCGCTGGCGGGGCTGATGGTGCTGGCCGGGCGGCGATCGGGAATGTTTCACCGCGACGATGTCGCCGTCCTGTCCCGCCGCTACCTCGCCGAATGCCTGGCCGTCGCGCAGGCCGAAGGGGCGCGCCTGGATGACGATGTCGCCGAGGAGATACTCGAGCTTTTCCGCCGCGCGCCCGTCGACATGGGCACCTCGATGCTGGCCGACCGGCAGGCCCGCCGGAAGCTGGAGTGGGACATCCGCAACGGCGTGATCGTCCGCAAGGCACGGGCACACGGACTGCCCACGCCGGTCAGCGACGTCGTGGTGCCCCTATTGGCCGCGGCCAGCGACGGACCCGGCTAGTGTCTAGGGCCATGTTTCCCTGCGAACGCGTCGACCTGAGCTTCATCGAGACCGCACCGTATCGGTTCCGCAACAGCGTCGAGCTCGCGATCACACCCGGCCAGCTGTTCGAGGTGCTCGGCGACCCGCAGTCGTGGCCGCAGTGGGCGACGGTGATCACCAAGGTGACGTGGACCAGTCCCGAGCCGCGCGGTGTGGGCGCCACCCGCATCGTCGAGATGCGCGGCGGCATCGTCGGCGACGAGGAGTTCCTCGCCTGGGAACCGTTCACCCGCATCGCCTTTCGGTTCAACAACTGCTCCACACCCGCGGTCGCGGCGTTCGCTGAGGAGTATCGCGTCGAGGCCATCCCGGGCGGGTGCCGGTTGACGTGGACCATGGCGCAAAAGCCCGCCGGCGTCGCCCGGCTGGCGATGTTCGCCGGCCGGCCACTGCTGAATCGGATGCTGCGGCGGTTCCTGGCCAACCTGCGCACCTACACCGACACCCGCTTTGGTGCCGCGCCGGTTTCGTCTCCGACAGACACCGGCGCCGACAGCCAGCCGCGGAGAAATGCAACGGAGAGCGCGCCATGACCTTCAACGAGGGTATGCAGATCGACACCAGCACCACGTCGACATCCGGCGGCGTCGGTGGGCGAATGATCGCGATCGGCGGTGGCCTCGGCGGGCTGGTGATCGCCGTGGTGGCGATGCTGCTCGGCGTCGATCCCGGCAACGTCTTGAGCCAGCAGCCGGTCAACACCCGTGAGAACACCGCCCCCGGTTTCGACTTGGCCAGGTGCCGGACCGGCGCCGACGCCAACAAATACGTCCAGTGCCGCGTGGTGGCCACCGGCAACTCCGTCGACGCGGTCTTCAGGCAGCTGCTTCCCGGCTATACCCGCCCGCATGTGCGGCTGTTCAGCGGCGCCGTGGACACCGGCTGCGGGCCGGCCACCAGCGAGGTCGGGCCGTTCTATTGCCCGGTCGATCAGACCGCCTACTTCGACACCGATTTCTTCCAGGTGCTCAAGGACCAATTCGGTTCCAGCGGTGGGCCGTTGGCGCAGGAGTATGTGGTAGCGCACGAGTTCGGCCACCATGTGCAGGACCTGGCGGGGGTCTTGGGACGCGCCCAGCAGGGCGCCCAGGGCGCCGGTGGCAGCGGCGTGCGCACGGAGCTGCAAGCCGACTGCTACGCCGGCGTGTGGGCGCATTACGCGGCGACGATCCGTCAGGAAAGCACCGGGGTACCGTTCTTGCAGCCGCTTACCGACCAGGACATTCACGACGCGCTCTCGGCGGCCGCCGCCGTCGGCGACGACCGCATCCAGCGCCGGGCGACCGGGCGCACCAACCCGGAGTCGTGGACGCACGGGTCGTCCGCGCAGCGCCAGCACTGGTTCACCGTCGGCTATCAGACCGGTGACCCGAACAAGTGCGACACCTTCCACGCCGCCGACCTGGGCTAGGGCCGGTAGAACGCTAGAACAGCGTCGGCTGCGGTGCCGCGGCGGCCGGTGCGGCGGGGGTTTCCGCGCCCGCCCGCTGCCCCCCGGCCAGACCGTAGCGGGCAAGCAGCGGGGCCACCCGCCCGTGCAGTGCGTCGCGGTACCACGGCGGCAGATAAGCTGCGCGCCCGTACAACTCGCGATACCGCGCGACCAGCTCGGGATGTGACCGCGCCAGCCACGACATGAACCAGCCGCGGGTCGACCCCCGCAGATGGAGCCCCAACACCGTGGCACCCGTCGCACCGGCGGCGGCGATCTCGCGCACCAAAGCCTCAAGGTGTTCGGTGGAATCGGTCAGATACGGCAGCACCGGCGCCACCATGACGTGGCAGTCCAGACCGGCGTCGCGGACCGCGGTGATCAACCCCAGCCGGGCCTGCGGAGTCGGCGTGCCAGGTTCGACGTCTCGGTGCAGCGCGGGATCGATTACCGCCAGTGACACCGCGACACCGACCGGCACCTGTGCGGCGGCCCGGGCGATCAGCGGCAGGTCGCGGCGCAGCAGCGTGCCCTTGGTGAGGATCGACAGCGGGGTGCCCGATTCGGCCAGCGCGCCGATGATGCCCGGCATCAACGCGTAGCGGCCCTCGGCACGCTGGTACGGGTCGGTGTTGGTGCCCAGCGCCACCTTCTCGCGGCGCCACGATCGACGACGCAGCTCCCCGCGCAGCACCTCGACGACGTTGGTCTTGACGATGATTTGGGTGTCGAAGTCGTTGCCGCAGTCCAGATCGAGGTATTCATGGGTGGGCCGGGCGAAACAGTACCGGCAGGCATGGGAGCAACCGCGATAACCGTTGACGGTGTATCGAAAGGGCAGCATCGAGGCGTCGGGAACCTTGTTGAGCGCGGACTTGCACAGCACTTCGTGAAAGGTGATGCCATCGAATTGCGGGGTGCGCACGCTGCGGACGAATCCGATGCGCTCCAGGCCGGGCAGGGCGCCGTCGTCGACGTCGATGCCCTGCGTGTCCCAACGCATGTCCTAATTCGAACTCTTGTTCGAGATAAAGTCAAGCGCGAACGGGCACCGCTCACACCCCGGCGAGCAACTCCTGCAGCCTGGCCCGGCCCTCGTCGTCGAGCGGCAGCAGCGGCCGCCGCGGATCACCCACGCCGGCGCCGAGCAAGTCCAATCCCGCCTTGACCGTGGTGGCCAGCCCGCCCGCCACGATGAACTCCAGCAGCGGCTTGAGCATCTCGTATCGCTTGTGCGCCTTGGCCATATCGCCTGCGCGCACCGCGTCGTACAACTCGATGCACGGTTGCGGACGCAAACACGGTGCCGCGGTGCACCATCCGGCGGCTCCGGCTTTCAGGGCGTCGAGCACCAGCGGGTTGCTGCCGTTGTAGAAGGGCAGGCGGCCACCGCTGAGCTCGGCGATGCGCTGCATTCGCGACAGGTCGCCGGTGGACTCCTTGACCATGGCCAGGTTGTCAATGGTCTCGAACATCCGGACCAGCAGCTCGGGCTTCATGTCGATCCCGCTGGTGGCGGGGTTGTTGTACGCCATGATCGGAATCCCGATCGCCTCGCCGACACTGCGGTAGTGCTCGACGATTTCGCGCTCGGTGAGCTTCCAGTAGGACACCGGCAGGACCATCACCGCATCAGCGCCGGCTTTCTGGGCGTACTGGGCGCGCCGAATTGTCTTGGCAGTAGTCAGATCTGACACACCGACGACGACCGGCACCCGGCCGCCGACGGCGGCGATCGTGGTGTCGACGACG encodes:
- a CDS encoding transglycosylase family protein yields the protein MANLSAAPEAESPLRAFTKAAFIVVVIAVFTDPATGVAYADSVNWDAVAECESGSDWHADTGNGRYGGLQFKQSTWDANGGVGSPADATREQQIAVAERVLATQGPEAWPKCGSSQALFPAEVVNILRSGHPVQTTLKKLWSKAIPH
- a CDS encoding circularly permuted type 2 ATP-grasp protein, which codes for MSLPREASPDARPTSPDRDRLVAGYRAARTQDALFDLRADRSAFGATGYDEFVDPTGDIRAGWSELAEVVRMRGRAGLQRLRAAVSALVDHDGITYIAIDHHDTAGSGSAAPQPWRLDGLPLLISPDDWATLEAGVVQRSRLLDAILVDLYGPQRAITSGVLPPQLLFAHPGYVRAARGIEIPGRHQLFLHGCDVSRDRSGDFLVNADWTQAPSGAGYALADRRVIAHAAPDLYERFGPRPTAPFAQALRLALIEAAPETAEDPVVVVLSPGIHSETAFDQAYLASVLGFPLVESADLVVRDGTLWMRSLGTLKRVDVVLRRVDADYADPLDLRSDSRLGVVGLVEVQRRGAVTVVNTLGSGVLESPGLLRFVPELAEQLLGETPQLQTAPLYWGGIDAERSHLLANLSSLLIKPATGGRPIVGPALSSQQRDTLAARIEATPWQWVGQELPQFSSAPTDQMAAASVGLRLFTVSQRGGYAPMVGGLGYVLAPGNDAYLLKTVAAKDVWVRPPVRAQAELTVTAPPPERPTPTPAGTRGISSPRVLSDLFWLGRYGERAESMARLLSITRDRYHDYRSQPDAEGRECVSVLLAALQQITGAAGADVAGVDTTPRTLWSLTVDRQRSGSLAQSVERLGLSARAVRDQMSNDTWMVLGGVERALAQLAAQRPNGEPEDDTALASTHALTLAGMLALSGVAAESMVRDVDWTMTDIGKRIERGLFLTALLRATLGSARSGAAEQLIVESVLVACESSVIYLRRNLGAVSVAAVADLVLVEAENPRSLVYQLERLRANLKALPGASGSSRAERLVEELGTRLRRLDPADLEDVNAAGERIQLTDLLDAVHSGLRDLSGIITATQLSLPGAMHPLSWPVRRMVP
- a CDS encoding SRPBCC family protein is translated as MFPCERVDLSFIETAPYRFRNSVELAITPGQLFEVLGDPQSWPQWATVITKVTWTSPEPRGVGATRIVEMRGGIVGDEEFLAWEPFTRIAFRFNNCSTPAVAAFAEEYRVEAIPGGCRLTWTMAQKPAGVARLAMFAGRPLLNRMLRRFLANLRTYTDTRFGAAPVSSPTDTGADSQPRRNATESAP
- a CDS encoding DUF1800 domain-containing protein, with amino-acid sequence MLRRAGFGVSGPEVDVVAARDWSAYVDEALGADPNADPGAVATPIPTLPAPVRPGKAAAPGERKQYNRRLSEQMSQLSGWWLRRMAAVRQPVHEKLTLLWHNHFATSAQKVRVAGFMAAQNEKLRSLALGDFRTLAYAMLTDAAMLRWLDGQTNTAGAANENLAREFMELFALGRGNGYTEADVRAGARALTGWVIGRNGHTAMVRRRHDGTAKTLFGVTDDFDAAGFCDAVLAQPKSSAYVAGRLWRQLASDDPPSAPTLDRLVGAYGPGRDLRALTRAILTDDEFAGNRGTLVNTPVEWLLGVTRTLRVALDQPKRLAALDATLKALGQRPFYPPDVGGWPRGRVWLSTASAGLRLRTATNLARAGDLSTIENSSASERVDAVGYLIGVGAWSDRTAAALRPLVRNPVQLVAAAVNTPEYLTS
- the aspS gene encoding aspartate--tRNA ligase, which gives rise to MAEGVFVLRSHAAGALRAADAGQKVTLAGWVARRRDHGGVIFIDLRDASGISQVVFRAADVLEQAHRLRAEFCVAVEGVVEIRPQGNENPDLATGEVEVNATSLTVLGECAPLPFQLDEPAGEELRLKYRYLDLRRDGPGSAIRLRSKVNAAAREVLARHNFVEIETPTLTRSTPEGARDFLVPARLQPGSFYALPQSPQLFKQLLMVAGMERYYQIARCYRDEDFRADRQPEFTQLDMEMSFVNADDVIAVAEEILAALWALIGHQLPTPIPRISYAEAMRRFGTDKPDMRFGLELVECTEFFADTPFRVFQAPYVGAVVMPGGASQPRRTLDGWQDWAKQRGHRGLAYVLVGDDGTLSGPVAKNLSDAERAGLAAHVGAKPGDCVFFSAGPAKSSRALLGAARVEIAKRLGLIDPAAWAFVWVVDPPLFEPADEATAAGEVTVGTGAWTAVHHAFTAPKPEWEDRIESDPGAVLADAYDIVCNGHEIGGGSIRIHRRDIQERVFAVMGLDKAQAEEKFGFLLEAFMFGAPPHGGIAFGWDRITALLAGMDSIREVIAFPKTGGGVDPLTEAPAPITARQRKESGIDVVGEHRDRR
- a CDS encoding neutral zinc metallopeptidase, with translation MTFNEGMQIDTSTTSTSGGVGGRMIAIGGGLGGLVIAVVAMLLGVDPGNVLSQQPVNTRENTAPGFDLARCRTGADANKYVQCRVVATGNSVDAVFRQLLPGYTRPHVRLFSGAVDTGCGPATSEVGPFYCPVDQTAYFDTDFFQVLKDQFGSSGGPLAQEYVVAHEFGHHVQDLAGVLGRAQQGAQGAGGSGVRTELQADCYAGVWAHYAATIRQESTGVPFLQPLTDQDIHDALSAAAAVGDDRIQRRATGRTNPESWTHGSSAQRQHWFTVGYQTGDPNKCDTFHAADLG
- a CDS encoding nitroreductase family deazaflavin-dependent oxidoreductase, whose product is MTRPMPDAETIKAFNKSIIEEFRHNNGRVGGQFAGADLLLLTTTGAKSGQPRLTPLAYLRIDGKLIIVGSFAGADVHPAWVHNLRADPQAHVEIGSESFAVIARELPRVERDAIFPKVAAAAPGFADYQAKTSRVIPLFELQPVN
- a CDS encoding DUF1501 domain-containing protein; its protein translation is MLSRRKFLIASAGVGAAGLLSGTAAITWNDLLRAAQDRPLAEGSGILVIVTLYGGNDGINTVVPYADSAYHDARPELAYAPSDVLHLDEQLGLNPALKGLAQAWRDKKLAIVRGVSYPRPDHSHFRSMDIWQTASPTEPVSTGWIGRWLDVTGDDPLRAVNIGPVLPPLAVGEKCTAAALSPAASTESAIWFTQTMDALGADDPDDTPAMSAVCAAYRAARSADATLGKMAAAGTEGLAGQLAMVAAAVRAGVPTRVYMVALGGFDTHAGERETHQRLLQTFDEALTPFLADMAADRYGKNVVVVAYSEFGRRVAANASQGTDHGTAGPVFVAGAPVTGGFYGEEPSLTDLDNGDLKATTDFRDVYYELLSTTLRSDPTPSVGSGRRPLGFLR
- a CDS encoding oxidoreductase, translating into MATQIAVVGPGAVGATVAAYLHAAGHPVLLCGRTARDRIEVRPDGADPIIVPGPVRTDPDEITGCVDVVVLAVKATHNDDAGAWLARLCDEHTVVAVLQNGIEHVEQVQPHCPSSAVLPGIVWFGAETQPDGWVWLRGEPRLVLPSGPAAEMIAELLRGAGCPVDCDPDFVTAAWRKLLVNALAGLMVLAGRRSGMFHRDDVAVLSRRYLAECLAVAQAEGARLDDDVAEEILELFRRAPVDMGTSMLADRQARRKLEWDIRNGVIVRKARAHGLPTPVSDVVVPLLAAASDGPG